A stretch of Mesorhizobium sp. M2A.F.Ca.ET.046.03.2.1 DNA encodes these proteins:
- a CDS encoding serine kinase — translation MNLPIASLARSEPQTAAASGRVRRFYKAYGLVIGSEVTLPELEPTRPATPDLEIAVGRVDFPGQASRDATAFRFEPTRQYLSWQAVGTFLISGNRIDVDPAPGVDDPLLAFPLLGPVMALALHQRGLLVLHASAIEVDGKSVIFMGDKGAGKSTTAGAMIRAGHRLLTDDVVALDLSDPDRPMILPGFPQLKLAADAAGAIRLEQAEVRPQVHPQIDKAQHRLRDGFAVEAVPVSRIYVLERGVRAAISPLSGAAALPAIIKFSYITRFGRQALPGDFASMHLSQCAQIAGRVGVSRLEVPAGLDRIDEAVAAIDTDLASGTR, via the coding sequence ATGAACCTTCCGATCGCTTCCCTTGCGCGATCCGAGCCGCAAACGGCGGCGGCGAGCGGACGTGTCCGCCGTTTCTACAAGGCCTACGGGCTGGTGATCGGCTCCGAAGTGACCTTGCCGGAGCTGGAGCCGACGCGCCCGGCGACACCGGATCTGGAGATCGCGGTGGGGCGGGTCGATTTTCCCGGCCAGGCATCCCGGGACGCCACCGCCTTCCGGTTCGAGCCGACGCGCCAGTATCTTTCCTGGCAGGCGGTCGGCACGTTCTTGATCAGCGGCAACCGCATCGATGTCGATCCCGCGCCAGGGGTCGACGATCCGCTGCTCGCCTTTCCGCTGCTCGGGCCGGTGATGGCGCTCGCCCTGCATCAGCGCGGGCTGCTCGTCCTGCATGCCAGCGCCATTGAAGTCGACGGCAAGAGCGTGATCTTCATGGGCGACAAGGGCGCCGGCAAATCGACCACGGCAGGCGCGATGATCCGCGCCGGCCATCGACTGCTCACCGACGATGTCGTGGCGCTGGATTTGTCCGACCCGGACCGGCCGATGATCCTGCCCGGATTCCCGCAGCTCAAGCTTGCGGCGGACGCGGCCGGCGCCATTCGCCTCGAGCAGGCGGAGGTGCGCCCGCAGGTGCATCCGCAGATCGACAAGGCGCAGCATCGGCTGCGTGACGGATTTGCGGTCGAAGCGGTGCCGGTGTCGCGCATCTATGTGCTCGAGCGGGGCGTGCGGGCGGCTATCTCCCCGCTGTCCGGCGCAGCCGCGCTGCCGGCGATCATCAAATTCTCGTATATCACGCGGTTCGGCCGGCAGGCGCTGCCGGGCGATTTCGCCTCGATGCATCTCAGCCAATGCGCACAGATCGCCGGACGGGTCGGCGTCAGCCGACTGGAAGTGCCGGCCGGACTCGACCGGATCGACGAAGCGGTCGCCGCGATCGATACCGACTTGGCGTCCGGGACAAGGTGA